A single genomic interval of Agromyces cerinus harbors:
- a CDS encoding GNAT family N-acetyltransferase has protein sequence MTTEPNTSIEIRFAVPDDALTAARLQVEFAEEFDSPTPSREVLTPRFHELIADAAAFVLFAGAPPEPQGYAVVTLRPTVYCDGPLAVLDELYVAPGLRGAGIGTALLEHAIAEVLRRGGGEMHINVDEDDVDARRFYERHGFVNVEPGTDYRMLCYIQEL, from the coding sequence ATGACGACCGAACCGAACACGTCGATCGAGATCCGGTTCGCGGTGCCCGACGACGCCCTCACGGCCGCTCGGCTGCAGGTCGAGTTCGCGGAAGAGTTCGACTCGCCCACGCCGAGCCGCGAGGTGCTGACGCCGCGCTTCCACGAGCTCATCGCCGACGCCGCGGCGTTCGTGCTGTTCGCGGGCGCGCCGCCCGAACCGCAGGGCTACGCCGTGGTGACACTGCGTCCGACCGTGTACTGCGACGGCCCGCTCGCCGTGCTCGACGAGCTCTACGTCGCGCCTGGGCTGCGCGGCGCAGGCATCGGCACGGCACTGCTCGAGCACGCGATCGCCGAGGTGCTCCGCCGAGGCGGCGGCGAGATGCACATCAACGTCGACGAGGACGACGTCGATGCCCGGCGGTTCTACGAACGCCACGGATTCGTGAACGTCGAGCCGGGCACCGACTACCGCATGCTCTGCTACATCCAGGAGCTCTAG